In the Anaerostipes caccae L1-92 genome, GACTCTCCGCGGTAGCAATGACAAGCCCATCCATTTCTTCCAGACCGATACTGTTCATCACCTCCATGTCCGTAACATCCGCACAGACTGCGCAGGTGACATAATCCACAATATCCCGGACCAATTCTTCCTTCTGATCCACTGCCAGCACTTCGGCGCCGTCTTTCATCAGGTTCAGAGCCACACTCTTTCCAAACTTTCCGAGGCCGAGCACCGCATATGATTTTCCCATCTTTCTTACTCCTTTATATATCATCGTATAAAATATATTCCTGCAAAACACAATTTGTACTGTAGAAACTATCTCCATTGTTCACATGATTGGAGTGAGGCATTCTAAGAGCCGAACGAAAATCATGTGAACAATGCCTTTATCCTAAAATTATATCTTCTTCCGGATATGTTGCCAATACTTTCTTTTTTCCGCGGACTGCGAAACCGACTGCCAGAGACACCGGCCCGACTCTGCCAAGATACATGGTGATGATGATCGCCAGCCTCCCGATCACACTCAAGTCCGGGGTCAGACCTTTGCTCAGACCCACAGTGCCCAGCGCAGAGACACACTCATAGCATGTATCCATAAAGGAGGCTGAATCGGATACCAGTACGACCAAAATAGAAGACAGCAGTACAATCAAATTGACACAGATAATGGTCAGTGCTTTCGGTATGACTGTCATCGGTATCGTTCTTTTAAATATATGAATCGCACCCTCCTGCTTCACTGTCACAAGCACACAGTATACTAACACAACAAACGTCACAGTCTTTACTCCTCCGGCCGTTCCCACCGGCGATCCTCCGATAAACATTAGGATCATAGAGATCAGTGAAGATCCTTCTGTCAGTGCAGCCTGAGGCACTGTCTCAAATCCTGCGGTCCTCACCGTGACAGACTGGAACATGGATGCCATCAGTTTATTGCCAAGTGACAGATTGCCTATGGTTTTAGTATTTGCAAATTCAAAGATAAAAATGAAGACTGTACCAATAAAAATTAAGATGACCGTAGTAGACAGCACGATTTTAGAGTGCAGCTTCAATTTCCCAAAAGCTCTTTTTAACGGAAACTCCCTGTGAATTAATCCGCGGAAGACCCTGAGCAGGTCTCTCCACACAATAAAACCAAGCCCGCCCAGCACGATCAGTCCCATGACCGTAAAATTCACAGCCGGATTCGTAATATAGCTTCTCAGACTGTCGGTCTGTATAATATCGATGCCCGCATTGCAGAATGCGGATACAGAATTAAACACAGATGCCCAGATGCCGTATCTCACACCGAACTCAGGGATAAACTGGGTTGCAAACAGCGCCGCACCGATTCCCTCTATAATAAAAGTACCTTTTAAAATCTTCCTCACCAGCTCAATAAGGCCGGACATTGTATTCAAGCTGAAGGACTCCTGAATCAGCATCCTGTTTTTCATTGTCAGCTTTTTTTTCAGAAACAGGAACATTCCTGTGGTAAATGTAATCACGCCCAGTCCGCCCAGCTGTATCAGCACAAGGATCACAAGCTGGCCGAAGGTGCTCCAGTAAGTCATCGTCGTCTCAACCACCAGTCCGGTTACACAGACTGACGTTGTCGATGTAAAAAGTGCGTTAATATACGGCGTGGCTTCGCCGCTTTTTGACGAAATCGGCAATGTCAGCAGCACAGACCCAATCAGTATGACAAATAAGAATCCAAACAAAATAATATGGACCGGCTTAATCTTTTTCATTCCCTTTCAATTCTCCTTACATACAGAAAAAGCCATCTTTAAAAGATCGCTTTTTCCATAAAATCTTTTTATTTTCCAAGTAAATGGGCAATCTGTAATTGATAATCATCCACATGCTTTTCCATTGCCAGTCCCTCGTCCATATCGATGTCCATGAACTTGCCGTTCTGGTATCCGACGATGCGGTTGCTCTTTCCTGCACATAAGAGATCCACCGCATAAGCTCCCATCATAGAAGCATATACCCTGTCTTTGGCTGTCGGGCTTCCGCCTCGCTGCATATGTCCTAAAATAGTAGCTCTTGTCTCGATTCCTGTAGCCGCCTCAATTCTCTTGGCCATACCGTAGGAGTGTCCGACACCTTCTGCATTAATGATCATGTGATGTGTCTTTCCTAAAGCTCTGTTCCTGAGCAGGTGTTCAATGATCTGCTGTTCCAGCTTCGGCATATTGCCGTCAAAACTTTCAGGAATCAGGATATCCTCTGCTCCTGTTGCCATTCCGCACCACAGTGCGATATATCCGGCACCCCGTCCCATAACCTCGACAATGCTGCAACGCTCGTGGGATGTAGATGTATCTCTGATCTTATCGATCGCTTCCATGGCTGTGTTGACTGCCGTATCAAAACCGATTGTATACTCGGTACATGCAATGTCCAGATCGATGGTTCCCGGAATTCCAATGGTGTTGATTCCAAGTTCCGCAAGCCTCTGGGCTCCCTGGAAAGAACCGTCTCCTCCGATAACTACCAGTCCGTCGATCCCCTGTTCCCGGCACACTTCTGCGCCCCTCTTCTGTCCTTCCGGTGTCTTAAACTCATCACAGCGGGCGGTAAATAAAATTGTGCCTCCCCGTGAAATACTGTCTGCAGTATGTCTTGAAGTCAGATCGATGATATCTTCATTCAATAACCCATTATAACCTTTTCTAATACCTTTTACATTTAAACCGCGCTCCAGGCCGACCCTTACGACTGCTCTGGTGGCAGCATTCATAGCCGGTGCATCTCCTCCGCTGGTCAGTACTCCAATTGTTCTTACTTTCGGTGTTCCCATGTTATAATCCTCCAAATAATAGCATAAAATTATATTTTGTTAGACTCATTTTAATGCATTTGTTAAAAGTTTTCAATATAATTATTTTAACCCTGTCTTCTTGACTCTGATGTTTCCCTTCCCATACTGTTCTCCAAGAGCATAAATGAGTTCATCCTCACTGTTTACCGCATACATCCGGTCCAGCCTGTTCACGGCTCTCTCTTTCCGACAGTAGACGATGACAGGATTGCTGCCCTGATGTGATTTCAGAATGTCATAAAAACGGTCCTGTTCTGCAAAAAAACGGTCTTTATCATCAAACTGCACCCAGACTTCCTGTGCAAGATCATCAAACACAGTAATCTGGCTGCTGACCATCTTGCTCTCTTCCTCCGAAATCGAAGTATTTCCTTTTACAAAGATTTTGGCATCCTCCTTCAAAAGGTGCTGGTACTTATTAAATTCTCTGGGGAAAACAATGACCTCAACCGTTCCCATCAGATCCTCCAGTGTCAGAAATGCCATATTCTGATTGGTCCTGGTGAGTTTCACCTTCATATCACTGATGATGCCGCCGATAATACAAGTCTGTTTATCCCTCAGCACCGGCTGTCCCGTGTCCTCCTCAGCTGTAAAATCTGCAGTGCTGGCCGTTGTGAGCCGCTCCAGAATCTCCACATCATCTTCCAGCGGATGTCCGCTTACATAGATCCCAAGCACTTCTTTTTCCATGGCCAGTCTCTGCTCTTTATCGAATTCCCCAACGTCAGGATATTCTATCTCAAAGTTCTTCTGCTGGTCCTCCGACATAAAGTCCAAAATACTCATCTGCCCGGATATCTCATGCTTCCGCTCCTTCTGGATGCTTTCCAAAATACTTGCATATACGAACATCTGCTGTTTCCTTGTATATCCAAGTTCGTCCAGCGCTCCGGATTTTATCAGGCTTTCCACGGTCCTTTTGTTCATTTCTTTGCTGGAAAGCCGTTCTATCAGATCCCTCAGGCTCTTGTAGCTGCCGCCCTCGGATCTTTCCCGTAAAATCTCTTCAATGACCGGCTTTCCAAGGCTCTTTATGGCACTCAGTCCATACCGGATACATCCGTCATCCACAGAAAATGCGCCTTCCCCCTTATTGATATCCGGCGGAAGAATCTTAATTCCCATTTTCCTGCATGCATAGATATATTCAGATACTTTATTAGTATTTCCCAAAACAGAGGTCAGCAATGCGGCCATAAATTCTTTCTGATAATGACACCTCAGAAAAGCGGTCTGGTAGGCGACGACCGCATAGGCTGCCGCATGGGACTTGTTGAAAGCATATTTAGCAAAGTCCAGCATCTCATCCCATATATGATTTGCCGTCTTCTCATCGATTCCGTTTTTTATACAGCCCGGGATATCCTCTTTTTCATTTCCGTAGACAAAATTTTTCCGCTCTTTAACCATGACATCGCCCTTTTTCTTGGACATGGCACGGCGGACAAGATCACTGCGGCCAAGAGTATAGCCGGCCAGCTCCATTACGATCTGCATGACCTGTTCCTGATATACAATACAGCCATACGTAGGCTTCAGGATCTTCTCCAGCTGCGGGCAGTCATAGCGGATACTGTCTTTGTCCACC is a window encoding:
- a CDS encoding TrkH family potassium uptake protein yields the protein MKKIKPVHIILFGFLFVILIGSVLLTLPISSKSGEATPYINALFTSTTSVCVTGLVVETTMTYWSTFGQLVILVLIQLGGLGVITFTTGMFLFLKKKLTMKNRMLIQESFSLNTMSGLIELVRKILKGTFIIEGIGAALFATQFIPEFGVRYGIWASVFNSVSAFCNAGIDIIQTDSLRSYITNPAVNFTVMGLIVLGGLGFIVWRDLLRVFRGLIHREFPLKRAFGKLKLHSKIVLSTTVILIFIGTVFIFIFEFANTKTIGNLSLGNKLMASMFQSVTVRTAGFETVPQAALTEGSSLISMILMFIGGSPVGTAGGVKTVTFVVLVYCVLVTVKQEGAIHIFKRTIPMTVIPKALTIICVNLIVLLSSILVVLVSDSASFMDTCYECVSALGTVGLSKGLTPDLSVIGRLAIIITMYLGRVGPVSLAVGFAVRGKKKVLATYPEEDIILG
- the pfkA gene encoding 6-phosphofructokinase — its product is MGTPKVRTIGVLTSGGDAPAMNAATRAVVRVGLERGLNVKGIRKGYNGLLNEDIIDLTSRHTADSISRGGTILFTARCDEFKTPEGQKRGAEVCREQGIDGLVVIGGDGSFQGAQRLAELGINTIGIPGTIDLDIACTEYTIGFDTAVNTAMEAIDKIRDTSTSHERCSIVEVMGRGAGYIALWCGMATGAEDILIPESFDGNMPKLEQQIIEHLLRNRALGKTHHMIINAEGVGHSYGMAKRIEAATGIETRATILGHMQRGGSPTAKDRVYASMMGAYAVDLLCAGKSNRIVGYQNGKFMDIDMDEGLAMEKHVDDYQLQIAHLLGK